DNA from Plasmodium cynomolgi strain B DNA, chromosome 12, whole genome shotgun sequence:
ggagaaaaaagtggaaaggaACAGCGAGGAGTTACGATAAGCAGGCAAAGGGGGCtattatgttcatttttaattaagccaatggattttttttttttcaaagttgaTTAATGCGACATCCGCTGTAGTAACCAGTTCagataatttttgtttacctctcgaaaaaatgtgcttcatcacataaattatttcctccATTTCGGAGATTGCACCGAAAGGGTGTAGGGGGGAGCCCTTTTCTATGTCACAAATGGGAATTGCAGTtagccaaaaagggaaaaaaaaaaaaaaaaatcccagtTTTTACCTGCACGTTCAGGCGATTATTTACACATACATTCTGACATACCACAGGGGTGACAATATAACTTCAGCAGAGTGGTTGCTATTTTGGAAAGAGATAAAAATAACGTGCCAAATGATGTGAAAATCGCCAAGAGATGTACTTCCCACGGTGTGGTGAGTTTAAAAatgcctcccttttttgcagattCACGCTTTTTGCGCTCTTTCTGAGCCAACGACACATTATTGGCGCGACGCTGTTGTGAGTTGTTCGCATTcggtttttttcttctttttttacgcctCATTTTGCAATCGTAACGCGCAGTGTACGCCGCGCTCGGCGAAGCGTTGACAGACACGTTTGCAGGATCGTATGCAAAATcgcaaaatagaaaaatcgCAATATAGCAATATAGCAATATCGCAATATAGCAATATCGCAATATAGCAATATCGCAATATAGCAACATCGCAATATCGCAAACTTGCAAACTTGCAAACTGGCGAAGACGCAACGCAGACACAGCATCGAAGAGCGCTATCGCACTCCCGCACCACGACATGTCAATCAGGATAAACAAAGATGAGAGTAAGCGGGTGCACGTGTGGATAAGGAGTGCCATCGGCACGCCCAACAGGAGGCAAtacaaacataaaaatattatgtacCCATATTTTCGCATGTACAAGTCACCATACAGAGCGCGGGACTCGCGGACTCGACAGGCATTCTGGCCATGCGTTGACAAGTACCCATGGCACACTCATCAAAAAAGGTGGGTAAAACCAGAAGAACTAAATGTAAAATTCTTTTCCGAGTTTGTTAATAAGCCGCCAGACAAGAGGAACCTATTTGAGACGTGCCACACCCTGCCATTTAATGGAGTCAACTGTCTTTTTTGGAACCCGATTTATCTAAATAGTTATAAGTATTCTGCGAAATGTAGCAGAGCGAAGCAGGCGGATGAAGAGGGCACATCGGATAATACAGCGGAGGATACAGCGAAGGACACAGCGGAGGACACCgcggaggagaagaagtacaCGGACCGTGGGGAGCACCCTGTCGAGGGGTCCACTCCGATGGGCGGTCACGCAAACAAAAAGGTGATAAGGATAAACAACTTCCACTACATTGTACATAGCCAAGTGAAAAACaacctttatttttacctcAAGTGTATCCGCTACAGCATGAGACCCTttagaggaaaaataattggaGATCTCTACATGAACGAAAGAAAGATACGAAGCAACATCTCCACAAATGGGATCATAAATGGAGAGTGGAAATATGCCTTTCCGCATCTTAAGATAAGTGATAAGTTTTCCGACGCCGCGTTAGATGATCCGATCGCGGGGGAAGAGtccgaggggggggaagagtccgagggggggggagagtccgtggggggggaagagtcccagggggaggaagtaCTTTCCCAGTTGGTTATAGCGGATAAGTATACCTACCGGCCTCCCCTGCCTCGGTGTTTTAGCGAGCCGTGAGATGCACAGGATTCACATATAAAAGGGGGTTAAACATATTTCGTGTGACACTGCACtgtttagcttttttttttaagtcccCTTGTTGGGTGCTAATTGCACAGTTTAAGCTAGTCGATGCGTCCATTTCTGTGCCACTCGCGTGGTATGTAAGACAATACGACTCGTCACCGCATCGGTGTGCCGTTTGACTCGTTGGTACTCCCCACGAAGGACACACAGTGGAAATTACATCCAAATGGTGTGTGCTGCTGGTTTGGTGGCACAGGTAGGGTTCCCTACGTgcagcgtaaaaaaaagaaaaatatagaaaataaaaaaaaaaaaaaaaaagaaaatcgcGGCCAACTCAGTTGAAGATCcactttttgtaaatctcGCCCAGTAAGTAGGGCTCCAACGTGAGTCGGTTAATCTTCGCCTCGTCCAGCAATTTAttgttaattataaaatCGATGCAAGCTGTGCATAGCTGCTTACAACAAATTCTGTAGCTCAAAATGAGGATGTCCATGACGTTCGACTCGTTTATATGGTGGCTAATTGCACGCTCACACAACTGCATTAGTCTGAAAATGCTATACCTGTAGGCAGCCAAGACGATGAGCACATACGTGTCAAGGGAGTAAAACATAGACAATTCATCCGTGTAGAGATAATTTACTATTATTAGGAAGATATCATGATCCATATCATGAATTGGGATGACTCTgagattttttattttctccccttttgctgtACCATCACTCATTGGTGCCAAGTTCTTCTCTCCACAGTAGGGTTCCCCTTCTCCGTGGGTCATTTCGCTTGATGATGTCCCGGTGGATGTCCACATATCGAAGAGAGTCTTAAAACTTGGACACCTAGACAGCAGAATGGAAGAACAGCCATAGATATACTTATTCTGTActacaaaaataacatcTGCATATCGGTAATTATTAACCATAATTCTATAATATTCGATGAGGGAAGATGGTTCGATGTGGACTTCCTCCAACTTCAAAGCGTATACATCACTGAGGGAGTTTTTCCCATCAAATCCAGCAATGCAGTAAATGacgtttttataaaaatgagtatTCATGCTGCTTCTGTTGGTGAAATTAttacatgtgtgtattttaAACCATATTCTTTTGTGCAGGTCAAATTTGTACAAGTCATTAAGCCTTTCACACCTTAGGCCATTATAGCCTCCcaaaatgtatatacatttattatgTATGAATGACCCCATGAAGTACCTAGCCACGGGGATTGCTCGATCGTGGGGAGGTACTTGCGTTTGGTTTGTTCGCCCTACGCGGGACTCTCCCGGCAGGTGGATCCGAtctgtttcttctccttccccctctccgtcttccgcttcttccccctctccgtcttccgcttcttcctccccccgaGTCATGTTATATTTCATCTCCGTCCAAATGCCTGTCTCCAAATGAtactgataaaaaatatttaatccATACTCTCCATTGTATCCGccaaaaatgtagaaatacCCATCGGAGATATGTCCAATTGCACAGGATCTTGGACTTGGTATCTGTCCACTTTGCTTTACCTGaatccatttttcttcctgcaAATCGAatgcatacattttgttATGTACCGATCTGCCATCGTACCCTCCGAATAGGTAGAGTATTCCTTTCAGTTCATCCACAGATAGGGCGAATCCAAATAACGATGGGGGTGCATACCTCAtgctctccttcttcacattaACAACTTGCCAGTTTTCTCTCCTCAAGTCATAGACATAAAAATCATTCAACCAAATTTCATTTCCTTGATATCCTCCAagtatatacattttatctttaaataaaaaggcaggattattttccctcttcGATGGTCCATTAATGGATTCTATTTTTATCCATTCATTTTCTGCAATATTGTACTTATAAAAATCGTTTAGTCTCCTTTCAGATTTGTATCCCccaaatatgtacacgtgGTTTTTATACAATACAGATGCAGCTCCCGTTCGTTTGGGAAGGcaaacatttttctcctcattccAGTAACCTCTACTTTGTTCTGTCCCTCCATTTGTGTGAGTGGTATTTCcttcctccattttcttATAATTTGTCTTTGCGCTGTTTGGTGGTCCATTCAATTTATTCCATGTTAGAATTTTtctgcttccatttttgcttctgcGGATGTTTAGGCATTCTTTGTTCATCCTTGGGTACGCGCTGGATGCGGTTTCTTTGCCCTTCGGGTTGGCTTTCCCCGGGGGGAGACTCATTTGTGCGATTCGCTACTTCGGGGCGGCGGACGGCGAGGCCATTCACAAGCGGGACCCGCGAGCAGCAGCTGAGCAGCAGCTGAGCAGAAGCTGAGCAGAAGTTGAGCAGCAGCTGAACAGGAGCTGAACAGAAGTTGAGCAGCAGCTGAACAGAAGCTGAGCAGAAGCTGAACAGAAGCTGAGCAGAAGCTGAACAGAAGCTGaacagaaggagaaaaaaaaccacacAAGGAGGCCTACACAAAGGGAAGCAAACCTTTTGGGGGGAGTCTCACGAGACAAATGAGATTTATTCCCACCACTTGCAACCAGGGCAGGTGCCACGTGCGTGTGAACGACCTGAGTGGCAATAACAAAGTAACAATCGCTGCAAAGCGGTCACTATATTTTAAAGTCCCACGTGATCGGataaatggaattttttttttcactctcaCTTCAGCTGTGTTCCCTCGTACTGCTCCTTTGcccttttgcaattttgcaaatttgcgGAGTTCGCAAAGGTTGCCTATTTTGCAGCACCGACACCAACtgcccttttcttttcccccaaaaaaatgctgccaccaaatggaaaaaaattgcaactgCTGGAGGTGGATCAGCATGCCTACTTATATATACACTTCCTCTTTGCGATCACCCccataaagagaaaaaaaaaaaaattccccctcGTTGTCTttactttgtaaaaattaaaaaattgtacaacCAACCAGGGGTAacaataaaaacaaataggCGAGTTgattaaaatgggaaaatacgAAAGATgctaggaaaaaaaaaaaaaaaaaaaaagtatgccaTATCGTGTTATACGCGAAATTAAGCGGatctaattttatttaaaaaaaaaaaatgacaagcCAAATGGGCTGATAtgttaacataaaaaataaagtaaaataaaataaagtaaaatgaaatgaaaataaaaaggtagCAGAAATTGTACAAGGAAAAATCTTAAAATggctcgaaaaaaaaaaaaacgccgtTGTTAGGGTTTCAcacaaatgtacataattgggggggaaatgtaACGTATAGCACAAATTAGGGGTTATTGGAGTTAATTATTATGTGGGGAAGGGGAATGGGGGTATCAAAACGCAAACAAACATATGAAGCAGATTTAATTAAAAGTATTCAAACATGTTACACAGGAATCATCAAATGGGACAAAGGTGCGCGAGGGGGGGGTTTGAACAACCGCGCGGGTGGTTAAATGTGCccaggtgggaaaaaaatatatatatatatatatatatataaaatatatatataaaaaatatataaaaaaaatatataaaaaaaaaagtatataagCAGCTAAAACCGCTCTTTTGCATACGGGACACAGAACAGGAAAGTACAcagaccaaaaaaaaaagtcgggTGATACATACCAGCGCCCCGCTCGTGGAGCCTAGAGTGGGCATACATGTGGATGGGCCCCTCATCGACATGTACGCTGCATACCCGCGCACCGAGCTCACATAATCGAGCAAACCCTCCTCTGGCAGTAGTTGCAGCAGTTTTCGTCCTCCGGGTCATCCGAGGGCCCCTGCGCAACTGTGTACGATACGCTCATCTCGTTCTGAGGAAACCTATAGGAATTCATCATGTAGGACTGAGAGCTGCTATTGGTAAAGGAATAATTGCTGGACTGGTCTGTGtagtttttcctctttttctctAATTCAAGTTGGTTACACCTTATAATTAGTTTTTCCACCTGTTTTTTATACGAATGGATAATGCCTTCTGATTCTTCCTTCACTAAAGTtagttcgtttttttccttaacaagatttttaatgttcatatttttctgttgAATCTCATAATTTCTTAagtgcaaaattttgttaagttctgttttttgttccttttccctttttagctgttctaattcctttttctgaTTTTCAATAATGGAGTCATAGTTCCTTATTTTGTCATTCAAGTCTTTCAatcccttttctcccctcttcAACAAGGACATGACATCATTCGAGCCGTCTGCATGGTCActgttatttaaaatttcgcTGTCAAATTCGAGTAAGAAAGTTTTAAATCTCTCTACTATggccattttttcacttagCGCTTTCTTCAAATCTTGATTTATTTGTTTCCTCGCTCCTAAATCTTCTTGCAGCAGCAACGTTTGGGGAGAAGACCTTTCCATAAAACACCTATCACATACTCGAACTTTTTCTGCATAGCTGTATTCGCtaatttttatcttattGTCTGAACAGTTGGAACAAAATACATTTCCGCAAGCTCTGCAATGATGTTTTCTTACCcttacattaaaaaaggcaTTGCAGCTGTAGCAATTTGTTACCTCCTCATCAGGGACCcataaacattttttgtcattttcattattttctgcATCCCCCATGGGAGATGctgacttgttcaggtaaaaatcgTTTTCTGTGTAATGGCccatatattattttggctagtttttttttttagcaaggTGGGTCAGGCGATTTTAACATAAATGGGGTATATCACaggagaggaggagggggggggattGATGGTGATAAAAAGTTATTTGCCAAAGTGAGGAATGTCAAGCTGCACAGATAAAACATATGCTCTGCGATGGGACTGCGCACATTCTTTTGTTACGTCTCACTAGGCATCCCGCCGAGCTTTTCTACGCTACCCCGCTGTGTAGAAGCAAAGTGTGGATTTACCAGCGCATATGTAGGCATGTAAACACGCTTACGTAGGCTTTACTTATGTTTACATATGCGACGCGGTTTGGCCTCAACCGCCGCGCGCGCACCAACTGCCAAAAGGTGAGGTTTAAacttaaaatttgaaaaaattaagaatcAAAGCGCAGTCactt
Protein-coding regions in this window:
- a CDS encoding kelch domain-containing protein (putative) codes for the protein MSLPPGKANPKGKETASSAYPRMNKECLNIRRSKNGSRKILTWNKLNGPPNSAKTNYKKMEEGNTTHTNGGTEQSRGYWNEEKNVCLPKRTGAASVLYKNHVYIFGGYKSERRLNDFYKYNIAENEWIKIESINGPSKRENNPAFLFKDKMYILGGYQGNEIWLNDFYVYDLRRENWQVVNVKKESMRYAPPSLFGFALSVDELKGILYLFGGYDGRSVHNKMYAFDLQEEKWIQVKQSGQIPSPRSCAIGHISDGYFYIFGGYNGEYGLNIFYQYHLETGIWTEMKYNMTRGEEEAEDGEGEEAEDGEGEGEETDRIHLPGESRVGRTNQTQVPPHDRAIPVARYFMGSFIHNKCIYILGGYNGLRCERLNDLYKFDLHKRIWFKIHTCNNFTNRSSMNTHFYKNVIYCIAGFDGKNSLSDVYALKLEEVHIEPSSLIEYYRIMVNNYRYADVIFVVQNKCPSFKTLFDMWTSTGTSSSEMTHGEGEPYCGEKNLAPMSDGTAKGEKIKNLRVIPIHDMDHDIFLIIVNYLYTDELSMFYSLDTYVLIVLAAYRYSIFRLMQLCERAISHHINESNVMDILILSYRICCKQLCTACIDFIINNKLLDEAKINRLTLEPYLLGEIYKKWIFN
- a CDS encoding zinc finger (putative); this translates as MGHYTENDFYLNKSASPMGDAENNENDKKCLWVPDEEVTNCYSCNAFFNVRIKISEYSYAEKVRVCDRCFMERSSPQTLLLQEDLGARKQINQDLKKALSEKMAIVERFKTFLLEFDSEILNNSDHADGSNDVMSLLKRGEKGLKDLNDKIRNYDSIIENQKKELEQLKREKEQKTELNKILHLRNYEIQQKNMNIKNLVKEKNELTLVKEESEGIIHSYKKQVEKLIIRCNQLELEKKRKNYTDQSSNYSFTNSSSQSYMMNSYRFPQNEMSVSYTVAQGPSDDPEDENCCNYCQRRVCSIM
- a CDS encoding hypothetical protein (putative), with protein sequence MSIRINKDESKRVHVWIRSAIGTPNRRQYKHKNIMYPYFRIYKYSAKCSRAKQADEEGTSDNTAEDTAKDTAEDTAEEKKYTDRGEHPVEGSTPMGGHANKKVIRINNFHYIVHSQVKNNLYFYLKCIRYSMRPFRGKIIGDLYMNERKIRSNISTNGIINGEWKYAFPHLKISDKFSDAALDDPIAGEESEGGEESEGGGESVGGEESQGEEVLSQLVIADKYTYRPPLPRCFSEP